In Oncorhynchus mykiss isolate Arlee chromosome 1, USDA_OmykA_1.1, whole genome shotgun sequence, the following proteins share a genomic window:
- the LOC110529807 gene encoding profilin-2 has product MSWQGYVDNLMADGSCQDSAIVGYTDSKYVWASFPGGTFVNITVEEIDIIVGKDREAFFCGGLTLGQKKCSVIRDSLHADGDWTMDIRTKSQGGEPTYNVSIGKAGKALVLVMGKEGVHGGQLNKKAYTMAEYLRKSGY; this is encoded by the exons ATGTCCTGGCAAGGCTACGTGGATAACCTGATGGCCGATGGCAGCTGCCAGGACTCCGCCATTGTTGGTTACACGGACTCCAAATATGTCTGGGCATCGTTTCCCGGTGGTACATTTGTTAACATAACG GTTGAAGAAATCGACATCATCGTAGGAAAGGACCGAGAAGCCTTCTTCTGCGGTGGGCTGACCCTAGGCCAAAAGAAATGCTCCGTCATCAGAGACAGCCTCCACGCCGACGGGGACTGGACAATGGACATCAGGACAAAGAGTCAAGGAGGAGAGCCCACATATAACGTTTCCATAGGCAAAGCCGGCAAAG CGTTGGTTTTAGTCATGGGAAAGGAAGGTGTCCATGGAGGACAGCTCAACAAGAAAGCGTATACAATGGCCGAGTACCTGAGGAAGTCTGGATACTAA